The segment cagtaaattaaatatagcTAAGTACTACAGACGAGTACTATGGAATGATTACTCATttaaacgtattttttaaaattgttattattagcagttataataatattaacatattaataaGAACATTACTTTTGTATTATAATCATTTCTAATGGTTTAACTTTGATTTATTggacataaaattatttcctgtTTTATCTGTCACCTAATAATTTTCGGCGCATATTATCTAAAAATGCAAGTATTAACTTTAGGAACACGAAAGCTACGTGTATGTAAAACGCAGCATTCTTAGCGTATTTTATAGGTTAGCATGACGCTATATCGGTTTCTATTCATGCTTCATTCAATGAGTGGACAGTACAGATGGCACTTGATTGGTCCACAAAGAGGAGTAATTAGATACTTGCGACTTCCGCTTACCTTATTCAAAAATGTAGTGTCATTGGGCAGAGAGGAAACGAGAGTGCTCACATCTGTAGTTCTAGATGTTTCACAGTACAGGTGCTGCACCATGCGGCCAAGCCCTGAAGTTAATTAAAGTTAGCGTATATAACAACTTATAAAATTAAGGATTTGCCCTGTTTGGTTGTAATTTAGCATATACGAGCACCTATGTATTTAAACTTAAAATTAGGAATCTGCTCTGTTTGGTTGCACACTAGCACAGACAAGAATCTGTTAAGTTCCACGTTACAATTGTACGGTTCTACGGAAAAGTTCGTATTTACTTTTCTATTCGAgataaacaaatatgaaaatgacaaataatgcaataatgaaactaattgtaagttgccaaaggaagagaaattaattgtttacttcattaattattaataatactatatttttgAACGATGACACATATAAAAGGGTGAGAAATAGTACAAAAtgtcaaaatataataatttattaacaaaaaacagagaaaataaacaatacatttaaaaatattagatatacctaatatgtatatacatttctATACCAATAGACTATCCTATAAAGAAAAACCATTCAAAACGTTTGAGTCAGACACTTATATTATTCAAATGTAAATTTGTGTCTTCGAAGAAATCCCAACTGCTCTTCACCCTTCCTCTTAACTCTTGAGACTTGcgctcttcttttttaatcttctCGGGCACGGACCTTCCTCAGTTTTAATGGAAAACTTTCCTTCAGATGCTCCTAGAATCATTGAAGAAATTGATTCTTCAGAAACTGTGGAATTCGGAACACGATTGTTTTGTACGCTGACTTTATAGTGATCGTTTTGTTTTACCTTACGAATAAGAGAGTTTCCGCGGTCAGCAGGTAACTGTACCCTCGCCTTCTGCGTCGAAACATCCTGTTCTCGGACGAAGATGTCGGGATTCATCCTCTTTTTTTTACGTCACAATTAGTTTAATTATTCTGCAACTTTGTCATTCTCATACTTGTCTATCTCGGTGAGAAAAGTGGATATGAACTTTTCCGTAGAACCGTACAATTGTAGCGTGGGACTCAACATGTTCTTGTCTGTGCTAGTGTGCAACCAAACAAGGCAGATCCCTAATTTTATAGGTTGTTATATACGCTAACTTTAGATAACTTCAAGACTTGGTCGTATGGTGCAGCACCTGTACTGTGAAACAACTAGAACTACGGTCGCGAGCAATCTCATTTCCTctctgataaaatattttaatttatttgaagtAAAATTCTTAGACTTAGCGTGGAATTGCTGATATCATATATCAGAAAGGAAATCTTATATATGTCATTGCACATgatttaatgataattatatgataggtttatttgtttattgattgaaaaaaatacatatatatatatcatatccTGTTCAACATGAAGAGTCAGCAGAGGTAACAGACGTACATGACTGGTCAGGAGCGTGTTTACAACTTTCTGGCATTGCTTTCCAGACGGAATTCTTAAAATGAGTATACATAATTAACGCAAAAGTTTTGTGTTAATtgcttatatatgtatataaaactaataatacaatatataatatactactgtacaataaataatatgcacaaataatgcaatataatattacagtaGATAATCGATGCCCTAATGAAATTGGTTCTTATTTGACAAATCAGTAAAAATACCTTGTTCAACCGACAAATCTTTTAaatgataaaacaaatataaatttatcccTATACTTCGTAACGTGCTTTTAACACTGCTGTCTGTCATAAATGTCCGTGTCATAAATCCCAGAAGTTGAAGATAGCCCTAACAGTAACCCAATAACTAAACCGCTCCTGAATTCAATATCTGCCACCCAGTAGCTGATACAGCCCTTACATCTGTCAGTTGATTAGTACATGGCCGTTCTGTTTACTTCTGCTAACTTCTCGTTGAACAGAGTATAGTAAATGACATCTCTTATCATTCATACACGTCAAAAGTTGTATGTTTATTGAAAGTAGTGtaaaaattatagtataaataatttaatttttaactgtAGTAAAAGCTAATTGCATTTATCATGGGAAATCTGTGCCTATCTTGTTGCAAAGAATCATCTTCGTGCGAAGATTTAACACCAGATTTggtaagattaaaaaattggagGTTATTTAGTAATATGTACTTAAGTACGTATACAGTGTTTTTATTaacatctttttaattaatatatatatatatatatatatatatataatgtaactGTTACTTTAACatctttgtttttataaatatcttttctcttatatattaatattttaaattgttattgCATGTTCAATTTTTGcacaatactatattttttgtacatgcatatatatttgttgcacttagtattaaaaatttatcttaaaCGAATTTTtgtcatattaaaaaatatattatgtttttatttaggtcgtaattctttataataatcaaataaatatttataataatgaaatatcctttaatttcaaacattaaagaattattttagggcattaattttagttacaataagaataataattaacagTAACTAGTAGTAAAGAAATTCAAGACATGAATAATGTTGATCTTTTTAAAGATACTTTTAAAGATTACTTTTAGTGATgattacaaaaaatttaatacagaAAAAGATACATTTATGTTTAGGAAACTAGGAGAAGGAAGCAAATGGAAGCTGCAGAAAGAAGAATTGCTGAGCAACAAAATCGAGGTATTAAAAATACTGATGCCGTTAGAAGACAAGAAAGGCTAGATCAATTACGTGAGAAGCGCCAAGAAGAAGTTGGGAGTAGGaatatgcaaaataatttaaaggtaagatgtttaatttttttaagaaaagaatttgaatttctaaAGTTTTAACTAAGAGAACTGAGTAAAAATTGCCAAATTGATACAGAATTGAATtgtattaaagaaagaaattttgttttaacagtctatatattgttacattatatttaaaactaaAATACTAATAGTTACTTTATTTGGTGattttgtaacttttttaaattagatttaagtaaaaaaactatattatataaaataattattttttttttattattctagtGGCAAATTAGTTAATGGTAATCTTGGGTGGAGTTTGCTgcaatattcaaattttcaaaaatatacaagttgGAATTATTAAGAATATATGCAATGTACAAAAGGTGTATTTTATATGGTACTATTTATTgatagaaattaaagaaagtaATGTTGCAGATCTgcattttgcaaaatataaatatttaaagatatatacATTTGCATATATAGATGTATATCTGTTTTCATAGATTATGTTTTTTATAGTgccttaaatatttatattaattataccaATATTTCCtatgatatataattaaaaatgtaattgtaaTATGTGACTAAGCGTGTCACTAAGATATATGCTATGTTatggataattattattacatctaATCTaatgatttttgttttaatattacttatatttttcatcctaatatatatgtatatttcaatatcacaAACGTCTAATGTTTTAATAATCTAATTATATTGTTTtgtaaaacattaattatatatataaatagatatattgtTTTGTAAAACATTATCttaactatatgtatataagattatCATAACcaaattctttatattttgttattattgttgGATATACTTTTATTAAGATTGTATAATATTCAGCACACActagaatatattatttattcatgtggcatatttaataagaaaattaaaaatgaaagtcactttcttataaaatttcatttaatattaataatacatatatgtagttGTGTAAAAAATACAAGGCTAATGATACATATAaaactaatttatatttattttctataatgtgATAGATACATTGAAAATGATGTAAAGTGTAGGCTGGCTGTAGTGTTAGTAATCATGATAATACCTGTcattaaatgtaaatgtacgtttatgtataaataagtTTGTTAACagcaaaagtaaaaaaatacatGTTTAAATGAAGAATATTTGTATGGCGCTATTATgggtataattatttgttatgaTTAAAAGCCTAATGAATTGtacaattaatgaaaataaataaatgtttatatatattcaatgaGTTTTTTAGAGTATATATTACTATTCACTAACAACAAATACATGTATAGTTTGTAATCTCTTCTAGATCAAATATAggatttatttaagaaatacaTATTAGTTTGTAAAATACTATAAGTACTAAGAAGGAATTGTTGTTAGACATTACTTAACTTATAG is part of the Bombus fervidus isolate BK054 chromosome 7, iyBomFerv1, whole genome shotgun sequence genome and harbors:
- the Svip gene encoding small VCP interacting protein, with product MGNLCLSCCKESSSCEDLTPDLETRRRKQMEAAERRIAEQQNRGIKNTDAVRRQERLDQLREKRQEEVGSRNMQNNLKWQIS